From Asterias rubens chromosome 6, eAstRub1.3, whole genome shotgun sequence, one genomic window encodes:
- the LOC117291572 gene encoding methyltransferase-like protein 25, which yields MAAPVEKNTSGTESAVMTTEVNSENLRRIQNTLEKFTLFMERHHRIAKMNIVGFFTDRMWEEIIVPHFSEDVVNEIVHLSEEDMAGLPAGRWQPQETCENKEGSGLQNFINECLENRLENTDVLCKREDVLNEIEETHVEMERSTSLSDKHTVEEETLLVHTRALMNMKKCHEVERMSSFTARLAKIHHLQQMVDIGSGKGYLGNYLTLQYGLDVIGIDSSDSNTHGARERSQKLLEKWEGISKHTMNIKQGFAPPDTRKDTFKDVYTKRALKLKKKQDFDGPAAAMAQSSLDAGLNKTMNKHVGSDQSVVNFEKTTVVVTEQLTEDIQASDVNSVLGQSDGFVNEVMNAQQAVDQSPDTLSEIGNTNSEVDVIKDLHKIDLISDEKHEIPSERQDIHHDSDSQPLGCISADIFSTESQDSHSSNLSTRPSSNCNSKIQVSTEDDNIRKCREGKMKKRSKKALAQSSATFCPVTAFVKPSTSLTGMVAETSQEFGKQLPSSESEVPFMLMGLHTCGDLAPSMLRLFVRNDNAKVLLNIGCCYHQITERFETEGWHVEGPRPEVFGFPMSKFMRSKGTVIARPARILACMAADRIASTQVVPAMGLFYRSVLQVLLRDHFRIPQRSENVGKLAPKCHSFLEYARKALRKLKFDDSKLSDADIIAYSERFQPYFCHLQALNQLRVALSPTIEGLIMLDRLCYLQEQANVRRAAVIQLFDRVTSPRCYAIVATS from the exons ATGGCTGCGCCCGTGGAGAAGAACACGAGTGGCACAGAATCCGCAGTTATGACGACCGAAGTGAATAGTGAAAACCTTCGAAGGATTCAGAACACACTTGAAAAATTCACTCTATTCATGGAGCGCCATCATCGAATAGCAAAGATGAACATCGTTGGGTTTTTCACCGACAGAATGTGGGAGGAAATTATCGTGCCCCATTTTTCTGAAGATGTTGTCAACGAGATTGTGCACCTCTCTGAAGAAGATATGGCTGGGCTTCCCGCAGGGCGATGGCAGCCACAGGAAACGTGTGAAAATAAAGAAGGGTCGGGCTTGCAAAACTTCATCAATGAATGTTTAGAGAATCGGTTAGAAAATACtgatgtgttgtgtaaacgtgAAGATGTTTTGAATGAAATTGAGGAGACACATGTCGAGATGGAGAGGTCAACTTCATTATCGGATAAGCATACGGTGGAGGAAGAGACGTTATTGGTGCACACAAGAGCACTGATGAACATGAAGAAGTGTCATGAGGTAGAAAGGATGTCAAGTTTCACTGCGAGATTGGCCAAGATCCATCATCTGCAACAG ATGGTTGATATCGGCAGTGGCAAAGGCTACCTTGGAAACTATCTAACTCTTCAGTATGGTCTAGATGTTATCGGCATCGACTCATCGGACTCAAACACTCATGGTGCCAGAGAAAGAAGCCAAAAGCTACTTGAGAAGTGGGAGGGGATTTCAAAGCACACCATGAATATTAAACAGGGGTTCGCCCCACCAGACACCAGGAAGGATACTTTCAAGGATGTTTACACCAAGAGAGCACTCAAGTTAAAGAAAAAGCAAGATTTTGATGGTCCTGCGGCTGCAATGGCACAGTCATCACTTGATGCTGGGTTAAATAAGACCATGAATAAACATGTGGGGAGTGACCAATCAGTAGtaaactttgaaaaaacaaCTGTGGTGGTAACAGAACAACTTACGGAAGACATCCAAGCCTCAGATGTCAACAGCGTCCTTGGCCAATCAGACGGATTTGTAAATGAAGTCATGAATGCTCAACAGGCAGTTGACCAATCACCCGACACGTTAAGTGAGATTGGAAACACCAATTCTGAAGTCGATGTGATTAAAGATCTTCATAAGATTGATCTAATAAGTGATGAGAAGCACGAGATCCCATCAGAGAGACAAGACATTCACCACGACTCTGATTCCCAACCTTTAGGCTGTATATCAGCAGATATTTTTAGCACAGAGTCACAAGATTCACACagttcaaatctatcaactcgcCCAAGTAGTAATTGTAACTCGAAAATACAAGTATCAACTGAGGATGATAACATTCGTAAATGCAGGGAAGGAAAGATGAAAAAGCGCAGTAAAAAGGCGTTGGCTCAGAGCAGTGCAACTTTTTGCCCTGTCACAGCGTTTGTTAAACCATCGACCAGCCTGACTGGTATGGTGGCTGAAACTTCTCAGGAATTTGGAAAACAGCTGCCAAGCTCGGAAAGTGAAGTT CCATTCATGTTGATGGGTCTCCATACGTGTGGAGATCTTGCGCCCTCGATGTTGAGGCTCTTCGTTCGCAACGACAATGCCAAGGTTCTCTTGAATATCGGCTGCTGCTACCACCAAATCACAGAGAGGTTTGAGACGGAGGGCTGGCATGTTGAAGGTCCGAGACCAGAGGTGTTTGGATTTCCCATGAGCAAATTCATGAGGTCAAAGGGCACTGTAATTGCCAGACCAGCCCGAATATTGGCGTGTATG GCAGCAGATAGGATTGCAAGTACCCAGGTGGTACCAGCGATGGGTCTGTTCTATCGAAGTGTACTTCAAGTGTTACTTCGAGATCACTTCAGAATCCCTCAAAG ATCCGAAAATGTTGGAAAGCTTGCTCCAAAGTGTCACTCATTCCTCGAGTATGCAAGAAAAGCTCTCAGGAAACTCAAGTTTGATGACTCAAAG CTTTCTGATGCAGACATCATTGCTTATTCAGAGCGCTTCCAGCCATATTTTTGCCACTTACAAGCGCTAAATCAACTAAGAGTTGCACTGTCACCAACAATAGAGGGCCTCATTATGTTGGACAGACTTTGCTACCTACAAGAGCAG GCTAATGTTCGAAGGGCAGCAGTAATCCAACTCTTTGACCGGGTGACATCACCAAGATGCTATGCTATCGTGGCAACCAGCTAA